The following proteins are encoded in a genomic region of Nicotiana sylvestris chromosome 4, ASM39365v2, whole genome shotgun sequence:
- the LOC104215441 gene encoding protein neprosin-like, with amino-acid sequence MGVIGLKRVWNTIAFCVVEGYGSSRRANVTVETIHGDIFDCVDIYKQPALLHPLLDKERIRRTIAKELEKQRLKAKQPQKDQFSYFNAEEYWLNKEGCPYWNCSYSTSDKGTGTATNSQRCLPKGISIKASPAINRFTGASTIVTLYNPQVNGPGQYTSATIFLESGDATNLEQIQTGWIVHPQLNGDGRTRLYTYWTADGHQKTGCYNSICPGFVQLSSEIPVDYAFPKVSLPQYDSQELQIQIYKDQEYYLQLFSVFVIGLWPDDIFKALRNGSETVRYGGQAHTPAGETVSPPMGNGQFWAGYKRLTCRMRQIMYGVDIDQEVQPDESLVQTHRDRCYCEGNENNARDGYWDYNFLFGGPGNCTDAPPTC; translated from the exons ATGGGGGTTATTGGTCTCAAGAGAG TTTGGAATACAATTGCCTTTTGTGTGGTTGAAGGATACGGGTCTAGTAGAAGAGCAAACGTTACAGTTGAG ACTATTCATGGCGATATTTTTGACTGTGTGGACATTTATAAACAACCAGCTCTTCTGCACCCACTGCTGGACAAAGAAAGAATTAGG AGGACCATTGCGAAGGAGTTGGAAAAACAAAGATTGAAAGCTAAGCAACCACAAAAGGACCAATTTTCTTATTTTAATGCAGAGGAGTATTGGTTGAATAAAGAAGGGTGTCCCTATTGGAACTGTTCATATTCGACGAGTGACAAAGGAACAGGAACAGCAACAAACAGCCAAAGATGCCTCCCTAAGG GCATTAGCATAAAAGCGTCCCCAGCAATAAATAGATTTACAGGTGCCTCAACCATCGTTACTTTGTATAATCCACAAGTAAATGGACCTGGCCAATACACTTCTGCAACAATATTTCTTGAAAGTGGAGATGCGACAAATTTAGAGCAGATACAAACTGGATGGAtt GTACATCCACAACTAAATGGGGACGGACGGACACGGTTGTACACCTACTGGACA GCAGATGGCCACCAGAAAACAGGATGTTACAACAGTATTTGTCCAGGATTCGTTCAGCTTAGCAGTGAAATACCAGTAGATTATGCTTTCCCAAAAGTCTCCTTGCCACAGTATGACAGCCAAGAACTGCAGATTCAGATCTACAAGGATCAAG AGTATTATCTTCAGCTGTTCTCTGTATTTGTTATTGGATTATGGCCGGACGACATATTCAAGGCTTTGAGAAATGGGTCGGAGACAGTGAGATATGGAGGGCAGGCGCATACACCAGCTGGTGAAACAGTGAGCCCACCAATGGGAAATGGCCAATTTTGGGCCGGCTATAAGCGCCTCACTTGTCGCATGCGCCAAATCATGTATGGTGTGGACATTGATCAAGAAGTTCAGCCAGATGAATCGTTGGTTCAAACTCATAGGGATAGGTGTTACTGTGAAGGGAATGAAAATAATGCCCGAGATGGTTACTGGGATTATAATTTCTTATTTGGTGGTCCTGGTAACTGCACTGATGCACCACCTACTTGTTAA